The DNA region TCACTACTTTCGGCTCGGCGAGGATCATCCGCGCAATCGCCAGGCGTTGCCGTTGACCACCGGAAAGGCGTACACCGGAGCGACCGACAATGCTGTCGAGCCCCTGCGGCAAGCCACGGATAGTCGCCTCCATCTGGGCGATTTCCAACGCCTGCCAGCAGGCTTCGTCGCTGCGGGTGCGGCCCATGGTCAGGTTGGCACGCACGGTGTCGTTGAACAGCGCCGGATGCTGCAGCACCACGGCGACGTTTTCCCTGACCAGTTCCAGGCCGATTTCCTGCTGGGTCGAACCACCGAAGCGGATAGTCCCGGACACTGGCGTATACAGCCCCAACAGCAACTGCACCAGCGTACTTTTGCCGCCGCCACTGGCACCGACAATCGCGACTTTCTCGCCGGGCGCGATGGACAGGTTCATCTGGTCCAGCACCAGTTCATCGCCGTAGCCAAAACTCAGGCCTTGCACCTCGATGCCGACGGTCTCACGGCCCTTGAATGGATCGACGCCGCCGGGATATTGCGGCTCGTCGGCGCGCGCCAGCAGTTCGTTGATCCGCGTCAGCGCACCGCCGGCCGCGTAGTAGGCATATTGCAGATTGAGCAGTTGTTCGACCGGACCGATCATGAACCACAGGTAGCTGAACACCGCGAGCATCTGCCCGATCGACAGATCGGAAAACAACACCGTGAGCATCGCTGCCGCGCGAAAGATGTCGATGCCGAACTGGAACAGCAAGCCACTGGCGCGATTGGAGGCGTCGGTTTTCCACTGCGAATTGACCGCGTAGTTGCGCACTTCCTGCGCACGCAGCCCGAGGCGTCCAAGAAAGTAACCCTGCCGGTTGCCGGCGCGCACTTCCTGGATCGCATCGAGGGTTTCGCTCAACGCCTGAGTGAAGCGCGAAGTGCTGTCGTTCTCGAGTTTCTTCAGGTGTTTGACGCGCTTGCCCAGTTGCACCGTGGCGTAGATCACCAACGGGTTGAACAGCAGAATCAGCAGCGCCAGTTTCCAGTGCATCCACATCAGGATGCTCGCGGTACCCACCAGCGTCAGCATCGCCACCAGAAAACGGCTGAGGGTTTCGCCGACAAACTTGTCGAGGGTGTCCAGATCGGTGACCAGGTGTGTGGTCACTGTACCGCTGCCAAGGCTTTCGTATTCGCCGAGGGAAATCCGTTTCAACCGGTCGATCAGGCGCACGCGGATGCGATAGACAATGTCCTTGGCCAAGCGTGCAAACAGCCGCGCCTGCAACACGCCAAAACACAGGGCGCTGCAACGCAGAGTCAGCGTGACCACCAGCATCAGGCCGATATAGCCCGCCGCTTGCTGCCACATGCCCGGCAGCACGTGGTTCATGACTTTCAGTGCCGCGTCGCCATGACCGAGCAGGACTTCGTCGACCAGCAACGGCAACAGCAACGGAATCGGCACGCTGCACAGCGTCGCCAGTACGGCGACGCCGTTGGCGATCCACAGGGATTTTTTGTGATGCAGTGCCTGACGCCGGACTTCTGCCCAGCTCAGCCGGTCGACACGCTTTACGGCTGGCGTGTCATCGGCCAGGTCAGACACAGGCCGCGCGTTCCAGCCAGCGACCGAGCAATGGCGACAGTTCGCTGAGTGGTTGATAGCCGTTGGTCAGCAGCGCCAATTGGCCGTTGCGCTCGGCGAGCAGGGTCGGGAATCCGGCGATGCCCAGATCCTGCACCCAGCTGAAATCGGCCTGAGTCGCCTTGTGTTGATCGGCATGATCGAACAATGCGGCAAATTCGATACGCGGGACGCCGGCCTGCTCTGCCAGTTCCACCAGCACACTGGCCTGGGTCACGTCGCGACCTTCAGCGTAAAACGCTTGCTGGATCAGGCCAACCAGTGTCCACGCGCAATCCGGCGCGAGGCTGCGCGCGGTGACGATCGCGCGGCAGGCAGGCTCGGTGTCGTAGACAAAACCGTCGGGCAACGCGCCCTCAAGCTTGAACGGCTGACCGGTGGCTTCGGTGACCGCTTGCCAGTGTTCAAGAATGTAGCGCCGCGTGGTCGGCTCCAGCGCAGCACCGCTGCCGGTGCGCAACCCGCCGACCACCAGATGCAACTCGACCCCGGCTGCCTGCGCCTGCTCGACCAATGCCTTGGCCACCGGAGCGAACCCCCAGCACCATGAACACATCGGGTCCATCACATAGAGCAGGCGTGCAGACATGGTTAAGCCTCGGTGGATGCTTGCTTATAGTTGTAGCCGATCGGGTGCGGCATGTTGCGCGCCTTGGCCAGTTCGATCTGCTTCTGCCGATCGATGGCGCTGCGGCGGGTCTTCTCGCTCAGCTTGTCCCAGCAATGCGGGCAACTGATGCCGGCCACATAGTGCTCGGATGCACGATCTTCAACACTGACCGGTGTGCGACAGGCATGACATTGATCGTAGTCGCCTTCGCTGAGGTCGTGACGCACGGTCACGCGGTTGTCGAACACAAAGCAGTCGCCCTGCCACTTGGTCTCTTCCTGCGGCACCTCTTCGAGGTACTTCAGAATGCCGCCCTTGAGGTGGTAGACCTCTTCATAACCTTCGCCGAGCATGTAGCTCGAGGCCTTTTCGCAGCGGATCCCACCGGTGCAGAACATCGCGACCTTCTTGTGCACGGCCGGGTTGAAGTGTTCTTTGATGTAGTCGGGGAATTCGCGAAAACTGGTGGTTTTCGGATCAATGGCGCCTTCGAAGGTGCCGATCGACACTTCGTAATCGTTGCGCGTATCGATCAACAGCACTTCGGGGTCGCTGATCAACGCGTTCCAGTCTTGCGGATCAACGTAAGTACCGACCTTCTTGTTCGGGTCGACGCCGTCGACACCGAGGGTGACGATCTCTTTCTTCAGCTTGACCTTGGTGCGATAGAACGGCTGCTCGTCGCAGTACGACTCTTTGTGATCGATATCGATCATGCGTGGATCGTTCTTGAGCCAGGCGAGCAGGCCGTCGATGCCTTCGCGGGTGCCGGACACCGTGCCGTTGATGCCTTCTTCGGCGATCAGCAGGGTGCCTTTGATCTGGTTGTCGACCATCGCTTGCAGCAGTGGCTCGCGCAGGTTGACGTAATCTTCGAGGGTGACGAACTTATACAGTGCCGCCACGACAATCGGTTGTGTCATGGGTATTTCTCCAGGTGGCTACCCTCGCAAAGGGTGAACCGGATTCAAAAAAAAACGCGCCGCTTGAGCGGCGCGTTGCGGATTCTAGCAAAAACATCACCAACAGCGGCAGTCTCCTGTAAGAGCTGCCGCAGGCTGCGATCTTTTGATCTTAGTTTTTGCTACCGCCTGCACAGGTCGGCGACGCCGGAGCGGCGCCGATCTCTGCCCATTCCTGCGGCGTGTAGGTGTGCAGCGCCAACGCATGGAACTCGCCCATCAGCTCGCCGAGCGTGCCGTAGACTTTCTGGTGGCGCTTGACCCGATTGAGGCCGTCGAACTGCGCGCTGACCACCACAGCCTTGAAGTGGGTCTGTAACCCGCGACTGTGCATGTGGCTTTCATCCAGCACTTGCAGATGCTCAGGCTGCAGCAGGCCCAGCGTCGATTCGATGCGTTGTTGCATGGTCATCACGAACTCCGCTTACTTCTTCTTGGCCGGTGCAGCGCCTTTCGGTGCCAGCTCGTTGGTCATGTCGTCGAGCAGCTTGTTGACGACAGGCACGGCGCTTTCCAGTTTGGCCTGGGTCATCTGGGCCGATTGCTGAGTCAGCTGCGGCATTTTTTCGAGGACTTTCTTGCCCAGTGGCGACTGGTAGAACGCGACCAGGTCTTTCAGCTCGGATTCGCTGAAGTTGCTGGTGTAGAGCTTGACCATGTCCGGCTTCAGCTTGTTCCAGCCAATGGCCTGGTCCAGCGCGGCGTTGGCCTTGGCCTGGTAGGTTTCCAGTACGGCTTTCTTGGCTTCCGGGGCTTTGGTCTGCTCAAAACGCTGAGCGAACATTTGCTGCACTTGCATGTACACCGGAGTGCCCAGCTTGTCAGCGTGCGCCAGGGTCAGAAAAGCTTCAGCACTGGCGTTGTGGCTGGCGGTATCGGCAAGCACCTGGCCGCTGGCGCAAACCAGTGCAACCGCGGTGCAGATGGCACGAAGACGAGTCATCGAGTTTCCTTTTCAGCTAGGCGAGGTAAAACCCCAAGGGCGACCATTCTGCGCCTAAAAAACGCCACGGCTCAACCCCCCGAGCCTTGCGGCGCTTGATTGGCCGGGTTTTACCGGTCAACAATCGGTTCGATGGAACCACCTGGGCCGATGCCGGCCTAAACTGCGCAAACAGACCAACAGGAGTGTGCACGATGAGCCGTATCGAAACCGACAGCCTGGGCCAGATCGAAGTCCCGGACGACGCCTACTGGGGTGCTCAGACGCAACGCTCGCTGATCAACTTCGCCATCGGTCAGGAACGCATGCCGCTGCCGGTGCTGCATGCCCTGGCACTGATCAAGAAAGCCGCCGCCCGAGTCAATGACCGCAATGGCGACTTGCCTGCCGACATCGCACGCCTGATCGAGCAGGCCGCCGACGAAGTGCTAGACGGCCAGCACGACGACCAGTTCCCGTTGGTGGTCTGGCAGACCGGCAGCGGCACCCAGAGCAACATGAACGTCAACGAAGTGATCGCTGGTCGCGCCAACGAACTGGCCGGCAATCCGCGCGGCGGCAAAACGCCGGTGCACCCCAACGATCACGTCAATCGCTCGCAAAGCTCCAACGATTGCTTCCCGACCGCGATGAGCATCGCTACCGCGCAAGCCGTGCAGGAACAACTGCTGCCAGCGATTGCCGAGTTGTCCGGCGGCCTCGCGGAACTGGCCGCACGGCACATGAAACTGGTAAAAACCGGGCGCACGCACATGATGGACGCGACGCCGATCACCTTTGGCCAGGAGTTGTCGGGTTTCATAGCGCAACTGGATTACGCCGAACGGGCGATCCGCGCGGCGCTGCCTGCAGTGTGTGAACTGGCGCAGGGCGGCACCGCCGTCGGTACCGGGCTGAATTCGCCGCACGGTTTCGGCGAAGCAATTGCCGCCGAGCTGGCCGCGTTGTCTGGCCTGCCGTTCGTCACCGCACCGAACAAATTCGCCGCCCTCGCCGGCCACGAACCGCTGACCAGCCTCTCCGGCGCGCTGAAAACCCTCGCCGTGGCGCTGATGAAAATCGCCAACGACCTGCGTCTGCTCGGCTCCGGCCCACGCGCAGGTTTTGCCGAAGTGCGCCTGCCGGCCAACGAGCCGGGCAGCTCGATCATGCCGGGCAAGGTCAACCCGACCCAGTGCGAAGCGTTGTCGATGCTGGCCTGTCAGGTACTGGGCAACGACGTGACGATCGGCATTGCTGCCAGTCAGGGTCACTTGCAACTGAACGTGTTCAAACCGGTGATCATCCACAACCTGCTGCAATCGATCCGCCTGCTCGGCGACGGCTGCAGCAACTTCCAGCAGCATTGCATTGCCGGGCTTGAGCCGGATGCAGAAGTCATGGCGCGACACCTGGAGCGTGGGTTGATGCTGGTGACGGCGCTGAACCCGCACATTGGTTATGACAAGTCGGCAGAGATCGCGAAGAAGGCTTACAGCGAGGGGCTGACCTTGCGCGAAGCGGCGTTGGCGTTGGGCTATCTGACCGATGAAGAGTTTGATGCGTGGGTGCGGCCGGAGAATATGATTGAGGCTGGGGCCAAGGGCTGAGGTTTGTAGCGTATCTTGGTCAGTTATCGCGAGCAGGCTCACTCCTACAAGGGGAATGCGTTCCAAATGTAGGAGTGAGCCTGCTCGCGATGGCCCTGACGCGGTTAGCCTGCTGCCATCTTCATTCGCCGCGCCTTGAGTCCGGCAATCAACGAAGGCCCCAACGCCACCAGCGCCGACCCCAACACCACCAGCAACGCCCCGCCATACCCAAGCCCATTGATCTGCTCGGCATGCACATATTCCGGCCAGATTCCCGCCGCAATCGCCACCGCGCCAAACGTCACCAACGGCGTGATCGCCAATGTCGCACTGACCCGCGAAGCTTCCCAATGCGCCAGCGCTTCGGCAAATGCGCCGTAGGCAATCAGCGTGTTCATGCAGCACGCCAGCAGCAACCAACCCTGCAGCGGATTGAGATCGAGGGCTTCCAGCGGATGCACCCACGGTGTCAGCAACAGCGCACAGAACAGGTAGATCACCATCATCACCTGCAGCGAATTCCACACCGTGAGCAATTGCTTCTGGCCCAGCGCATAGAAGGTCCACACCGTCGACGCCAACAACACCAGCAAAACACCAGCGGTGTAATCCGACAATGAGGTCAGCAACTCCGCCAGCCGCTGATTGAAGAACAGCACAAAACCGATCAGCAGCACCGCCAGACCAATTCCCTGACCGATGCTGAAACGCTCCTTGAACACGAACAGGCTGGCGATCAGCAACATGATCGGCCCCATCTGCACCACCAGTTGCGCGGTGCCGGGGCTGAGCAGATTAAGGCCCATCAGATAGAGCACGTAGTTGCCTACCAGCCCGAGCACCGCCATCAGCACCAGCCAGCCCCCCTTTGGCCCGAGCACTTGACGACTCGGCAGGCGTTTGACCGCAGCCAGATAAATGAACAGGCAGCTGCCGGAGACCATCAAGCGAAACCAGGTCACCGTGACCGGATCCATCACCAGCAACACCTGTTTGAGTTTGATCGGCAGGATGCCCCACAGAAAAGCGGTCAGCAGCGCCAGGAACAAGCCGTAGACCCAGCGCCCGGATGAAATGTGCATGCGAACCCCACTGCTGACGAGTGCGCTCATTCTAGGCCCGCCATCGTGTGCGACACAGGGACAGTTGAGGCCAGGACGCGAATGAAACTGTGCAGGTCGCAGCAGTAAATTGACGCGCTGCCGTTGATCGGCTCACCGCGCGCGGCAAGTGCTTCAGGCATAAGCTGATTGGATCCGTTTCAACACCCGGCCAAGGAGACCGATCATGTTAGCAATGCGCGCCCACGACAGCGCCCCCACCACGCACTTTCGCAGCGACCGCCTGTGCCGGGTCAATGGCGAACTGTTTTTCAGCACTCGGGAAAATACCCTTGAAGGGCCGTTTGACAGTCCCGAGCAGGCTGAGCAGGAGATCCGGGCTTACATTGCGCGGATGCAGATACAGGATTCCAACCGGAAACCCAGCTGATGCCATCGCGAGCAGGCTCACTCCTACAGGGGAACGCATTCCAACTGTAGGAGTGAGCCTGCTCGCGATGGCAATCGACCCGTCTACGAAACTCTTCCTGCCTCAACGCACTGCCTCAAACAACCCGGTCGCCCCCATCCCGCCGCCCACACACATGGTGACGATGCCGTAACGCAAATTGCGCCGCTGCAACTCGCGCACCAGATGCCCGACCTGCCGCGACCCGGTCATGCCAAACGGGTGACCAATCGAAATCGAGCCGCCGTTGACGTTGTATTTGTCGTTATCAATCTCCAGCCGATCACGGCTGTACAGGCACTGCGAAGCAAACGCCTCGTTCAATTCCCACAGATCGATATCCGCCACCCGCAAGCCCTTGGCCTTGAGCAGTTTCGGCACCGAGAACACCGGGCCGATGCCCATCTCGTCCGGTTCACACCCGGCGACGGTGAAACCACGGAAAAACGCTTTTGGCTTGAGGCCCAGTTGCAGGGCTTTCTCCAGGCTCATCACCAGCGTCATCGACGCCCCGTCAGACAGTTGCGAGGAGTTACCCGCCGTCACCGAACCGTCTTCGGCAAATACCGGTTTCAGCCCGGCGAGACTTTCGTAGGTGGTGTCCGGGCGGTTGCAGTCGTCGCGATCGACCACGCCATCGAGAATCTGCACTTCACCGCTGTTCTTGTCCTCGACCCGGTATTTCACCGCCATCGGCACGATTTCATCGTTGAACAGGCCGGCGGCCTGCGCCTGCGCGGTACGGATCTGGCTTTGCAGGGAGTAACGATCCTGCGCTTCACGGCTGACGCCATAGCGCCGCGCGACCACTTCGGCCGTCTGGCCCATGGTGTAATAGATGCCCGGCGACTGCTCTTTAAGCAGCGGGTTGATCAGGTGATCGGTGTTGACGCTTTTCATCGTCAGGCTGATCGACTCGACGCCGCCGGCAACGATGATCTCGCTGCAACCCGAGGCAATCTGGTTGGCGGCAATCGCAATCGCCTGCAAACCCGAGGAGCAGAAACGGTTGAGGGTCATGCCGGCGGTGCCGGTGCCCAAGCGCGACAGCACCGCGACATTGCGGCCGATGTTGTAGCCCTGCGCACCTTCGTTGGAGCCGGCGCCAACGATGCAGTCCTCGACGCTGGTCGGGTCGATGTCGTTGCGCTCAAGCAGCGCGTTGACGCAATGAGCCGCCATGTCATCGGGGCGGGTCTGGTTGAACTTGCCGCGAAAGGACTTGGCCAGGCCGGTCCGCACGCTGTCGACGATCACCACTTCACGCATGGCATACCTCATTGTTGTGGTCGGTTGAGAGTGAACCCGAGCATAAGTCCACCCGATTACCGACCGCGACAATCATTCACCCCGCGTATGCGTGTCCATCGGCTCAGTCCTTGTGTTTCTTCGCGTGCTTGTCGGATTTTTCGAAGGCGTCTTCGAGCGCGCGATTGATCGTGCGCAACACCTTCACCCGCGCCCAGCGCTTGTCATTGGCCTCGACCAGCGTCCACGGCGAGATTTCACTGCTGGTGCGATCGACCATGTCGCCGACGGCGGCGCGATAGGCGTCCCACTTGTCGCGATTGCGCCAGTCGTCCTCGGTGATCTTGAAGCGCTTGAAGGGGATTTCCTCGCGCGCCTGGAAGCGCTCCATTTGCGTGTCCTTGTCGATGGCCAGCCAGAACTTGACGACGATCACGCCGGCATCGGCCAGCTGCTCTTCAAAGTCATTGATCTCGCTGTAGGCGCGCAGCCAGTCGGCCGGCGTACAAAAACCCTCGATCCGCTCGACCAGCACCCGGCCGTACCACGAGCGGTCGAACACGGTGAATTTGCCGCGCGCCGGAATATGCCGCCAGAAACGCCACAAGTATGGTTGCGCCCGCTCCTCTTCGGTCGGCGCGGCGATCGGCACGATGTTGTACTGACGCGGGTCCAGCGCTGCCGCGACCCGACGAATCGCGCCGCCCTTGCCGGCCGCATCGTTGCCTTCGAACACCGCGACCAGCGCGTGGCGGCGCATGCGCTTGTCGCGCATCAGCCCGGACAGCCGCGCCTGCTCGGTGATCAGTTGTTCTTCGTAGTCTTTCTTGTCGAGGCGCTGGGTCAGGTCGAGACTGTCGAGCAGGTTCAACTGATCGACCGGCGTGCCCAACGGCGCGGCGCTGACGTCGTGAGGATGAATGTCCGGGCGCTTAAGCGCATTCTGCAAACCTTCGAGCAGAATCCTGCCGACCGCGAGGCTGCGATAGTGCGCGTCGACGCCTTCGATGATGTGCCACGGCGCGTAATCGCGGCTGGTGCGACGCAATACGCGCTCGCCATATTTGACGAACTTGTCGTAGGTTGCCGATTGCTGCCAGTCGAGCGGACTGATGCGCCAGCTGTGCAGCGGATCGTCGGCCAGTGCCTTGAGCCGCGCTTTCATCTGTTTCTTCGACAGGTGAAACCAGAACTTGAAGATCAGCGCGCCTTCATCGCAGAGCATCTTTTCCAGACGTTCGGCCCCGGCAATCGCCTGATCCAGACGCGGATCCTTGAACAGCCCATGCACCCGCCCCTGAAGCATCTGGCTGTACCAGTTGCCGAAGAAAATGCCCATCCGCCCCTTCGCCGGGAGCATCCGCCAATAGCGCCACGCCGGTGGTCGTGCAAGTTCTTCATCGGTCTGCTGATCGAAGGTGCGCACCTCGATCAGGCGCGGGTCCATCCACTCGTTAAGCAACTTGACCGTCTCGCCCTTGCCCGCACCTTCGATGCCATTGATCAGGATGATCACCGGGAAGCGCTTCTGTTGCTGCAATTCGAACTGCGCCTCCAACAGTGCTTCACGCAGCGCGGGGACGGCGGCCTCGTAGGTTTCTTTGTCGATGGCGTGACCGATTTCTGCGGATTCAAACATGGGACGGCTCCTTCCAGGGTTCAGCAAGACTAGCGGATTGGGCACAGCAGCGGCGCAGAAATTCCCACGAATACAGAGCCGCATAGAAACCTTGTGGTGAGGGGATTTATCCCCGTTGGGTTGCGAAGCAGCCCCAAAACCATTCAACCCGGTTACTCCAGTTAAACCGTGTGTGCAGGTTTGACGACTGCTGCGCCGCCGAGCGGGGATAAATCCCCTCGCCACAGGGGATCGCGTTGCTGCAAAAGTCGGTGATCTTGCTTGATACCATCGAACGGCCACTTGCCATGGATCAAGCAGCCCCCGCCCGATCGGCTAGAATGGCTGCCTTGTCGTTGCCGAGCCTGCCATGAAACCCGTATTGCCCCACGCCCAACTCGATTGGGATGACCAGGGACGCCCGCGTTCGCGAGTGTTCGATGACGTGTATTTTTCCGACAAGTCAGGTCTGGATGAAACCCGTTACGTGTTCCTCGAACAGAATCGCCTGGCCGAGCGTTTTGCTGCGTTGCCGGCGGGCGGCCGGCTGGTCATCGGCGAAACCGGCTTCGGCACCGGGCTGAATTTTCTCTGCGCCTGGCAGTTGTTCGAACAACATGCAGTGAGCGGTGCGCGGCTGCATTTCGTCAGCGTCGAAAAGTACCCGTTGAGCCCGGCCGATCTGCAGCGGGCATTGGCACTGTGGCCGGAACTCAAGCCGCTGGCCGATCAGTTGCTCAAGCATTATGTGGCGATCCATCAGGGTTTTCAGCGCATCACATTGGCCAACGGTCGCGTCACGCTGACCCTGCTGATCGGCGATGCGCTGGAACAACTGCCGCAGCTCGACGCCCAGATCGACGCATGGTTTCTCGACGGTTTCGCCCCGGCGAAAAACCCGGACATGTGGACCGCCGAACTGTTCGTCGAACTGGCACGACTGGCAGCACCGGGTTCGACCATCAGCACCTTCACCAGCACTGGCTGGGTGCGACGCTTGCTGAATGCCGCCGGGTTCAAAATGAAGCGCACGCCGGGCATCGGCCACAAGTGGGAAATCCTCCGTGGCGAGTTTCTTGGCTGGCCGCCGGAAGTCGCGCCGCCCGCTCCTGAAAAGCCGTGGTTCGCCCGCCCGGCCCCACTGACCGCTGAGCGTCGGGCGCTGGTGATCGGCGCCGGTCTGGCCGGTTGCGCCACGGCATCGAGCCTCGCCGCGCGCGGTTGGCAGGTGAGTTTGCTTGAACGTCACGCGGACGTGGCGCAAGAGGCCTCGGGCAATCCGCAAGGCGTGCTCTACCTGAAATTGTCTGCGCATGGCACGGCGTTGTCGCAGTTGATCGTCAGCGGTTTCGGCTACACCCGCCGTCTGCTGGAAAGCCTGCAACGCGGCACCGACTGGGACGATTGCGGCGTGCTGCAACTGGCATTCAATGCAAAGGAAGCCGAGCGTCACGCGCAATTGGCGGCCGCGTTCCCGGAAGATTTGCTGCAATGGCTTGAGCAACCCGAGGCGCAAAACCGCGCCGGAATCGGTCTGGCCCACGGCGGTTTGTATTATCCCGAAGGCGGCTGGGTGCACCCGCCCGCGTTGTGTCATGCACAAGCGGCGCAGGCGAATATCGAACTGCTCAGCCATCGCGAAGCGCTGGAACTGCGCAAAGTCGGTGAGCAATGGCAAGCGTTCGACGGCGAGCGCTTGCTCGCCAGCGCACCGGTGGTGGTACTGGCCGGCGCTGCCGAGATCAAGCGTTTTGCGCAAAGCGCCGAGCTGCCGCTCAAACGCATTCGCGGGCAGATCACTCGCCTCGCCGAAACCACGCAAAGTCAGGCCTTGACCACGGTGGTCTGCGCCGAAGGTTACGTCGCCCCTGCACGTTTGGGCGAGCATACTCTCGGTGCCAGTTTCGATTTCAACAGCGACGACCTGACCCCGACCACCGCTGAACACGTCGGCAATCTGACGATGCTCGAAGAGATCTCCAGCGACCTCGTCGCGCGTCTGCACATCAGCG from Pseudomonas helmanticensis includes:
- a CDS encoding DUF2059 domain-containing protein — encoded protein: MTRLRAICTAVALVCASGQVLADTASHNASAEAFLTLAHADKLGTPVYMQVQQMFAQRFEQTKAPEAKKAVLETYQAKANAALDQAIGWNKLKPDMVKLYTSNFSESELKDLVAFYQSPLGKKVLEKMPQLTQQSAQMTQAKLESAVPVVNKLLDDMTNELAPKGAAPAKKK
- a CDS encoding rhodanese-related sulfurtransferase is translated as MTQPIVVAALYKFVTLEDYVNLREPLLQAMVDNQIKGTLLIAEEGINGTVSGTREGIDGLLAWLKNDPRMIDIDHKESYCDEQPFYRTKVKLKKEIVTLGVDGVDPNKKVGTYVDPQDWNALISDPEVLLIDTRNDYEVSIGTFEGAIDPKTTSFREFPDYIKEHFNPAVHKKVAMFCTGGIRCEKASSYMLGEGYEEVYHLKGGILKYLEEVPQEETKWQGDCFVFDNRVTVRHDLSEGDYDQCHACRTPVSVEDRASEHYVAGISCPHCWDKLSEKTRRSAIDRQKQIELAKARNMPHPIGYNYKQASTEA
- a CDS encoding DMT family transporter, which codes for MHISSGRWVYGLFLALLTAFLWGILPIKLKQVLLVMDPVTVTWFRLMVSGSCLFIYLAAVKRLPSRQVLGPKGGWLVLMAVLGLVGNYVLYLMGLNLLSPGTAQLVVQMGPIMLLIASLFVFKERFSIGQGIGLAVLLIGFVLFFNQRLAELLTSLSDYTAGVLLVLLASTVWTFYALGQKQLLTVWNSLQVMMVIYLFCALLLTPWVHPLEALDLNPLQGWLLLACCMNTLIAYGAFAEALAHWEASRVSATLAITPLVTFGAVAIAAGIWPEYVHAEQINGLGYGGALLVVLGSALVALGPSLIAGLKARRMKMAAG
- a CDS encoding thiolase family protein — translated: MREVVIVDSVRTGLAKSFRGKFNQTRPDDMAAHCVNALLERNDIDPTSVEDCIVGAGSNEGAQGYNIGRNVAVLSRLGTGTAGMTLNRFCSSGLQAIAIAANQIASGCSEIIVAGGVESISLTMKSVNTDHLINPLLKEQSPGIYYTMGQTAEVVARRYGVSREAQDRYSLQSQIRTAQAQAAGLFNDEIVPMAVKYRVEDKNSGEVQILDGVVDRDDCNRPDTTYESLAGLKPVFAEDGSVTAGNSSQLSDGASMTLVMSLEKALQLGLKPKAFFRGFTVAGCEPDEMGIGPVFSVPKLLKAKGLRVADIDLWELNEAFASQCLYSRDRLEIDNDKYNVNGGSISIGHPFGMTGSRQVGHLVRELQRRNLRYGIVTMCVGGGMGATGLFEAVR
- a CDS encoding class II fumarate hydratase encodes the protein MSRIETDSLGQIEVPDDAYWGAQTQRSLINFAIGQERMPLPVLHALALIKKAAARVNDRNGDLPADIARLIEQAADEVLDGQHDDQFPLVVWQTGSGTQSNMNVNEVIAGRANELAGNPRGGKTPVHPNDHVNRSQSSNDCFPTAMSIATAQAVQEQLLPAIAELSGGLAELAARHMKLVKTGRTHMMDATPITFGQELSGFIAQLDYAERAIRAALPAVCELAQGGTAVGTGLNSPHGFGEAIAAELAALSGLPFVTAPNKFAALAGHEPLTSLSGALKTLAVALMKIANDLRLLGSGPRAGFAEVRLPANEPGSSIMPGKVNPTQCEALSMLACQVLGNDVTIGIAASQGHLQLNVFKPVIIHNLLQSIRLLGDGCSNFQQHCIAGLEPDAEVMARHLERGLMLVTALNPHIGYDKSAEIAKKAYSEGLTLREAALALGYLTDEEFDAWVRPENMIEAGAKG
- a CDS encoding DUF6316 family protein, translated to MLAMRAHDSAPTTHFRSDRLCRVNGELFFSTRENTLEGPFDSPEQAEQEIRAYIARMQIQDSNRKPS
- the pap gene encoding polyphosphate:AMP phosphotransferase; translation: MFESAEIGHAIDKETYEAAVPALREALLEAQFELQQQKRFPVIILINGIEGAGKGETVKLLNEWMDPRLIEVRTFDQQTDEELARPPAWRYWRMLPAKGRMGIFFGNWYSQMLQGRVHGLFKDPRLDQAIAGAERLEKMLCDEGALIFKFWFHLSKKQMKARLKALADDPLHSWRISPLDWQQSATYDKFVKYGERVLRRTSRDYAPWHIIEGVDAHYRSLAVGRILLEGLQNALKRPDIHPHDVSAAPLGTPVDQLNLLDSLDLTQRLDKKDYEEQLITEQARLSGLMRDKRMRRHALVAVFEGNDAAGKGGAIRRVAAALDPRQYNIVPIAAPTEEERAQPYLWRFWRHIPARGKFTVFDRSWYGRVLVERIEGFCTPADWLRAYSEINDFEEQLADAGVIVVKFWLAIDKDTQMERFQAREEIPFKRFKITEDDWRNRDKWDAYRAAVGDMVDRTSSEISPWTLVEANDKRWARVKVLRTINRALEDAFEKSDKHAKKHKD
- a CDS encoding BolA family protein, which encodes MTMQQRIESTLGLLQPEHLQVLDESHMHSRGLQTHFKAVVVSAQFDGLNRVKRHQKVYGTLGELMGEFHALALHTYTPQEWAEIGAAPASPTCAGGSKN
- a CDS encoding ABC transporter ATP-binding protein produces the protein MSDLADDTPAVKRVDRLSWAEVRRQALHHKKSLWIANGVAVLATLCSVPIPLLLPLLVDEVLLGHGDAALKVMNHVLPGMWQQAAGYIGLMLVVTLTLRCSALCFGVLQARLFARLAKDIVYRIRVRLIDRLKRISLGEYESLGSGTVTTHLVTDLDTLDKFVGETLSRFLVAMLTLVGTASILMWMHWKLALLILLFNPLVIYATVQLGKRVKHLKKLENDSTSRFTQALSETLDAIQEVRAGNRQGYFLGRLGLRAQEVRNYAVNSQWKTDASNRASGLLFQFGIDIFRAAAMLTVLFSDLSIGQMLAVFSYLWFMIGPVEQLLNLQYAYYAAGGALTRINELLARADEPQYPGGVDPFKGRETVGIEVQGLSFGYGDELVLDQMNLSIAPGEKVAIVGASGGGKSTLVQLLLGLYTPVSGTIRFGGSTQQEIGLELVRENVAVVLQHPALFNDTVRANLTMGRTRSDEACWQALEIAQMEATIRGLPQGLDSIVGRSGVRLSGGQRQRLAIARMILAEPKVVILDEATSALDAATEYNLHQAMARFLNGRTTLIIAHRLSAVKQADRVLVFDGGQVAEDGDHQQLIADGGLYAKLYGHLQRI
- a CDS encoding DsbA family protein, whose product is MCSWCWGFAPVAKALVEQAQAAGVELHLVVGGLRTGSGAALEPTTRRYILEHWQAVTEATGQPFKLEGALPDGFVYDTEPACRAIVTARSLAPDCAWTLVGLIQQAFYAEGRDVTQASVLVELAEQAGVPRIEFAALFDHADQHKATQADFSWVQDLGIAGFPTLLAERNGQLALLTNGYQPLSELSPLLGRWLERAACV